The Haloferax sp. Atlit-12N genome window below encodes:
- the nirK gene encoding copper-containing nitrite reductase yields the protein MLSTTRRRTLQWLGLGGAASLAGCATNAPTAAQSLDETEEPTQQRSTNLVDRVAADPTDIPGPIDRSEPAEVDVTLRPEEVTAEVEDGVTFTYMTYNGQVPGPFIRVRQGDTVNLTFENPEENAMPHNVDFHAVAGPGGGAEATMTNPGETAHLRFKATYPGAYIYHCAVPNMDMHISAGMFGLILIEPPEGLPEVDQEVYIGQHELYTDKAAGEEGQHNFDYESMRNEDPTYVLMNGEKYAWTPNGRGPAATVGTGETVRVYFVDGGPNLSSSFHPIGSVWETLYPDGSLTTEPQSHIQTRLVPPGSTTIATMNSPVPGDFKLVDHSLSRVARKGCMAVIRAEGPEDPEIFDPDPDPQ from the coding sequence ATGCTATCTACGACTCGGCGACGGACGCTCCAGTGGCTCGGACTCGGTGGCGCCGCATCGCTCGCCGGCTGTGCGACGAACGCACCGACCGCCGCACAGTCGCTCGACGAGACGGAGGAACCGACACAACAGCGCTCGACGAACCTCGTCGACCGGGTCGCGGCCGACCCCACTGACATCCCCGGCCCCATCGACCGAAGCGAGCCCGCCGAGGTCGACGTGACGCTCCGACCGGAGGAGGTGACCGCCGAGGTCGAAGACGGCGTGACGTTCACCTACATGACCTACAACGGGCAGGTCCCCGGCCCGTTCATCCGCGTCCGGCAGGGTGACACGGTGAACCTGACGTTCGAGAACCCCGAGGAGAACGCGATGCCGCACAACGTCGACTTCCACGCGGTCGCCGGTCCCGGCGGTGGCGCGGAGGCGACGATGACGAACCCCGGCGAGACGGCGCACCTGCGGTTCAAGGCGACCTACCCCGGGGCGTACATCTACCACTGCGCCGTGCCGAACATGGACATGCACATCAGCGCCGGGATGTTCGGGCTCATCCTCATCGAGCCGCCGGAGGGGCTTCCCGAAGTCGACCAGGAGGTCTACATCGGCCAGCACGAACTCTACACCGACAAGGCCGCCGGCGAGGAGGGCCAGCACAACTTCGACTACGAGTCGATGCGGAACGAGGACCCGACGTACGTCCTCATGAACGGCGAGAAGTACGCGTGGACGCCCAACGGCCGAGGACCGGCCGCGACCGTCGGCACCGGCGAGACGGTCCGGGTGTACTTCGTCGACGGGGGGCCGAACCTCTCCAGTAGCTTCCACCCCATCGGGAGCGTCTGGGAGACGCTCTACCCCGACGGCTCGTTGACGACGGAACCCCAGAGCCACATCCAGACGCGACTCGTCCCGCCGGGGAGCACGACCATCGCGACGATGAACTCGCCCGTCCCCGGCGACTTCAAACTCGTCGACCACTCGCTGTCCCGCGTCGCCCGCAAGGGTTGTATGGCGGTTATCCGCGCCGAGGGGCCGGAGGATCCCGAGATATTCGACCCCGACCCGGACCCGCAGTAG
- a CDS encoding HVO_2142 family zinc finger protein has translation MSSDHTNTTHSEWCPDCGTKMAFTGTQPAGLAQFFCEQCRYRRDRFVGDD, from the coding sequence ATGAGTTCAGACCACACGAATACCACCCACTCCGAATGGTGCCCCGACTGCGGCACGAAGATGGCCTTCACCGGTACGCAGCCAGCGGGACTCGCGCAGTTCTTCTGCGAGCAGTGTCGGTACCGCCGCGACCGGTTCGTCGGCGACGACTGA
- a CDS encoding TIGR04053 family radical SAM/SPASM domain-containing protein — protein MSRPPHADTDAGAGSDADAPPTATAPPDPSSIDTSRRPFVLIWEVTQACGLACDHCRADATPARHPDELTTAEGKRLLDQAREFGPGQLVVLSGGDPLARSDLVDLAEYGTGLGLRMTLTPSGTSSLTPETVADLADAGVKRMALSLDGAIAASHDAFRGEDGSFEQTVAAARAAREAGLPLQINTTVCAETVGELPALCDLVADLGAVLWSVFFLVPVGRGRVLDPISPERAERVMEWLTEVSEEAPFGVKTTEAPHYRRVAIQRRRDASDAPPTDGIGRRLGITAGDGFAFVSHTGDLFPSGFLPASAGSVRDGGLVERYRESDLFRSLRDRDALRGKCGACEFRHVCGGSRSRAYAHTGDPLASDPLCGYVPADYDGPMPASRSAGD, from the coding sequence ATGTCTCGACCGCCACACGCCGACACCGACGCGGGCGCGGGAAGCGACGCGGACGCACCGCCGACCGCGACCGCCCCGCCGGACCCGTCGAGCATCGACACCTCGCGGCGGCCGTTCGTCCTCATCTGGGAGGTCACGCAGGCGTGCGGCCTCGCGTGTGACCACTGTCGTGCGGACGCGACGCCCGCGAGACACCCCGACGAACTGACCACCGCGGAGGGAAAGCGCCTGCTCGACCAAGCCCGTGAGTTCGGACCGGGGCAACTCGTCGTCCTCTCCGGCGGCGACCCGCTCGCCCGTTCGGACCTCGTGGACCTCGCCGAGTACGGGACCGGCTTGGGCCTCCGGATGACGCTCACCCCGAGCGGGACGTCCTCGCTGACGCCCGAGACGGTCGCCGACCTCGCCGACGCGGGGGTCAAGCGCATGGCGCTCAGCCTCGACGGCGCGATCGCGGCGTCGCACGACGCCTTCCGAGGCGAAGATGGGAGTTTCGAGCAGACCGTCGCGGCCGCCCGTGCGGCCCGCGAGGCCGGCCTCCCGCTCCAGATAAACACGACTGTCTGCGCCGAGACGGTCGGCGAACTCCCCGCGCTCTGCGACCTCGTGGCCGACCTCGGCGCGGTCCTCTGGTCCGTGTTCTTCCTCGTCCCCGTGGGGCGCGGGCGCGTTCTCGACCCGATTTCCCCCGAGCGGGCCGAGCGCGTCATGGAGTGGCTGACCGAGGTGAGCGAGGAAGCGCCTTTTGGCGTCAAGACGACCGAAGCGCCCCACTACCGTCGGGTCGCCATCCAGCGCCGACGGGACGCGAGCGACGCGCCCCCGACCGACGGCATCGGCCGCCGGCTCGGTATCACCGCGGGCGACGGCTTCGCCTTCGTCAGCCACACCGGCGACCTGTTCCCGTCGGGCTTCCTCCCCGCGTCCGCCGGCTCAGTCCGCGACGGCGGACTCGTCGAGCGGTACCGCGAGAGCGACCTCTTTCGGTCGCTCCGGGACCGCGACGCTCTCCGTGGGAAGTGCGGCGCGTGCGAGTTCCGCCACGTCTGCGGCGGCAGTCGCTCGCGGGCCTACGCCCACACCGGCGACCCGCTGGCCAGCGACCCGCTCTGCGGGTACGTGCCCGCCGACTACGACGGCCCGATGCCCGCAAGTCGGTCGGCGGGCGACTGA
- a CDS encoding halocyanin domain-containing protein: MTRDTNLTRRRFTALTATAALSTALAGCSGSGGDAANADEADGGDATTAESTAESTTESGETTGPDSGSGGGSAPQFDGWFDNVGNYDGVADETGSSTVTVTVGAQANGGAFGFGPAAVRVSPGTTVVWEWNGKGGSHDVAAADGEFESELAGSSGHTFEHTFEETGTYKYACTPHETLGMKGAVVVE, encoded by the coding sequence ATGACGCGCGACACCAACCTCACGAGACGGCGCTTTACGGCACTGACTGCGACGGCGGCGCTGTCGACGGCGCTCGCCGGTTGTTCCGGCTCCGGCGGCGACGCCGCGAACGCGGACGAGGCGGACGGGGGCGACGCGACGACCGCCGAATCGACCGCGGAGTCGACGACCGAGTCCGGCGAAACGACCGGTCCGGATAGCGGTTCCGGCGGCGGGAGCGCCCCGCAGTTCGACGGCTGGTTCGACAACGTGGGCAACTACGACGGCGTCGCCGACGAGACGGGAAGTTCGACGGTGACGGTGACGGTGGGCGCGCAGGCCAACGGCGGCGCGTTCGGGTTCGGACCGGCCGCCGTGCGGGTCTCACCGGGTACCACGGTCGTCTGGGAGTGGAACGGCAAGGGCGGCTCGCACGACGTCGCCGCCGCTGACGGCGAATTCGAATCGGAGTTGGCGGGCAGTAGCGGCCACACGTTCGAACACACCTTCGAGGAGACGGGGACGTACAAATACGCCTGTACGCCCCACGAGACGCTCGGCATGAAGGGTGCGGTCGTCGTCGAGTAG
- a CDS encoding AbrB/MazE/SpoVT family DNA-binding domain-containing protein, producing the protein MSEATLDGRGRLTLPKEIRERYGEHYHIVQLHDGIKLIPIEDDPLDALRSEFADVEKTAEELRQEARNAALDEAGR; encoded by the coding sequence ATGTCCGAAGCAACGCTGGATGGTCGAGGACGCCTGACGCTCCCGAAAGAGATTCGAGAGCGGTATGGCGAACACTACCACATCGTCCAGCTTCACGACGGTATCAAGTTGATTCCAATCGAGGATGACCCGCTCGATGCCCTTCGCTCTGAGTTCGCAGACGTAGAGAAGACAGCGGAAGAACTCCGGCAGGAAGCACGTAACGCAGCACTAGACGAGGCTGGACGCTGA
- a CDS encoding PIN domain-containing protein yields MYAETDFLLALIKDEDWLGDAAEAVYRDHRDELWTSQFTLIELLMVAYREERDTERVVTNAAALLEVRSDVDTVVTAATYVEDHGFTPFDALHLVESDGDTIVSSDETYESFAPRLDLKTAQDE; encoded by the coding sequence ATGTACGCGGAGACAGACTTCCTTCTGGCACTCATCAAGGACGAAGACTGGCTTGGTGACGCCGCAGAGGCAGTATACCGCGACCACCGGGACGAACTATGGACGTCTCAGTTCACACTCATCGAACTCCTCATGGTTGCATATCGTGAAGAACGAGATACAGAGCGAGTCGTCACAAATGCCGCTGCTCTGTTGGAAGTACGTAGTGACGTGGACACCGTTGTCACAGCTGCGACCTACGTCGAAGACCACGGGTTCACCCCGTTCGACGCGCTTCACCTCGTTGAATCAGATGGTGATACCATCGTTTCGAGCGATGAGACGTACGAATCGTTTGCTCCGCGCCTCGACCTGAAGACAGCCCAAGACGAGTGA
- the tnpA gene encoding IS200/IS605 family transposase: MKYNLEKGSQTVYALQYHFVTVTKYRADILTDEIAEHIGEIASDISEDFGVSIQNVNGGSDHVHILFTAKPTTNLTKFINSLKGVSSRKIRDEYPETRQAVDSAFWQPGYFLATTGQVSIDVLMEYVEEQ; encoded by the coding sequence ATGAAGTACAACCTCGAAAAAGGGTCGCAAACGGTCTACGCGCTCCAATATCACTTTGTGACCGTCACAAAGTACCGCGCGGACATCCTCACCGACGAGATAGCCGAACACATCGGTGAGATTGCCAGCGACATCTCCGAGGACTTCGGCGTGAGTATCCAGAACGTCAACGGCGGTTCCGACCACGTTCATATCCTGTTCACGGCGAAGCCCACCACGAACCTCACCAAGTTCATCAACTCGCTCAAAGGCGTTTCGTCTCGCAAGATTCGGGACGAGTACCCCGAGACTCGGCAGGCGGTCGACAGCGCGTTCTGGCAACCGGGATACTTCCTCGCTACCACCGGACAGGTGAGCATCGACGTGTTGATGGAGTACGTGGAGGAACAGTAG
- a CDS encoding RNA-guided endonuclease TnpB family protein, which yields MSTTVTKTLQATFAPPTAHKQSKLSDLLETYRDGLQEAFDSGASTMSAVSDIVTPYDLPYQAKAALCNYVPKLRKTYNAKELDDEHPIRLTNQAAKFDHSEERDYEFTWWVPRPGRGTNFWIPLRINPGQEDLWHDLVSEDAKAGEIRLQQHRKNWVLHVTVEYPVEEPATDGDATHIGLDIGETALITGCALKDGSPTDPLVRSGSRAKHLRKEMHTTLKRLQERDASEWRTDERFDHYQNALTDIVEKASREAVECAQQFENPVLVMENLTYIRERLDYGKYMNRRLHSWAFARLQGRIEDKATEAGIPVEYVNPAYTSQTCHSCHRIGRRDSQAEFRCPHDDCHVSTFQADINASANIARRVDPWGESVPLDKAERDDSPRDGSGCDTATTHREKSVPAQMTLTAYEESKPSASVHETPSREPTRTAGSGDDD from the coding sequence ATGTCCACAACCGTCACGAAGACGTTGCAGGCGACGTTCGCGCCACCCACCGCGCACAAGCAGTCGAAACTCAGCGACCTGCTCGAAACCTACCGTGACGGTCTCCAAGAGGCGTTCGACTCCGGGGCGAGTACCATGTCGGCAGTGAGCGACATCGTGACTCCTTACGACCTCCCGTATCAGGCGAAGGCCGCCCTTTGCAACTACGTCCCGAAACTCCGTAAGACGTACAACGCCAAGGAGTTGGACGACGAACACCCGATACGGCTCACCAACCAAGCCGCCAAGTTCGACCATTCTGAAGAACGCGACTACGAGTTCACGTGGTGGGTTCCCCGTCCCGGTCGGGGAACGAACTTCTGGATACCGCTCCGCATCAACCCCGGACAGGAAGACCTCTGGCACGACCTCGTATCGGAGGACGCAAAGGCGGGCGAGATACGACTTCAACAACATCGGAAGAACTGGGTACTGCACGTCACCGTCGAGTACCCGGTCGAAGAACCAGCGACGGACGGTGACGCCACGCACATCGGCTTAGACATCGGAGAAACCGCCCTCATTACGGGCTGTGCCCTCAAGGACGGTTCTCCGACTGACCCGCTCGTGCGTAGCGGAAGCAGAGCGAAGCATCTCCGCAAAGAGATGCACACCACCCTGAAACGACTCCAAGAGCGTGACGCTTCGGAGTGGCGTACCGACGAACGGTTCGACCACTACCAGAACGCGCTCACCGACATCGTGGAGAAGGCGTCTCGGGAAGCCGTCGAGTGCGCCCAACAGTTCGAAAACCCGGTGTTGGTAATGGAGAATCTGACGTATATCCGCGAACGACTCGACTACGGGAAGTACATGAACCGTCGGCTTCACTCGTGGGCGTTCGCCCGGCTCCAAGGGCGCATCGAGGACAAGGCGACGGAAGCAGGCATCCCAGTCGAGTACGTGAATCCGGCGTACACCTCGCAGACGTGCCACTCGTGCCACCGTATCGGTCGGCGGGATTCACAAGCCGAGTTCCGGTGTCCGCACGACGACTGCCACGTTTCGACGTTTCAGGCCGACATCAACGCTTCCGCGAATATCGCACGACGGGTTGACCCGTGGGGAGAGAGCGTCCCGCTTGACAAGGCGGAACGCGATGACTCGCCTCGGGATGGGAGCGGTTGTGACACCGCCACGACTCACCGTGAGAAGAGCGTACCAGCGCAGATGACGCTCACGGCCTACGAAGAGTCGAAACCCTCTGCCAGCGTTCACGAAACTCCGTCTCGTGAGCCAACCAGAACCGCCGGTTCTGGTGACGACGACTGA
- a CDS encoding nitric-oxide reductase large subunit — protein MEIKRKTIAKAIVVVFVFNLVVMGAGAWFAYQEAPPIPDEVVGPDGDVVANGDVIREGKTVFQKDGLMNHGSILGNGAYYGADYTADALNLKVQFMRNYYAQERYGESYDQLDSADQAAVADVVKSDLDDSYEGGSIQYTAAEVYAHEQVRQEYVERYHEGDHERGVPVNMIDSEEEARAFADFAMWTAWFSHTDRPDGTHSYTNDWPYQPGAGNDATAASMTWSVIAMVLLVAGAGLGIWLYKSVELPEPSAENITVPEPGDVSVFPSQRAALRFVPVAAGLFLAQVLLGGLLAHFYIERAGFFDIESIFGVPILQLLPFAIAKTWHIDLGILWIAATWLGAGLFLPPLLTGYEPPKQSTYINVLLGAIVVVVVGGLSGIWLGASGYIDGSLWWILGNEGLEYLEVGKLWQFGILAGFLIWAALAVRGLKPLLDKEPPYGLAHMILYAGSSIALLFTAGFLFTPETNIAVTEFWRWWVVHMWVEGAFEFFIVAIVGLTLVSMNLLSRRSAEKAVMLQALLVMGTGIIGVSHHYWWVGMPDMWVPIGSVFSTLELIPLVFILYEALGQYRAMSGESFPYRLPFMFIVASGVWNFVGAGVLGFFINLPLINYYEHGTYLTVGHAHAAMFGAFGFLALGMVTYMLQLSIDAERWDGSWLRAAFWCWNVGLVLMVFVSVLPVGFLQLETAFTGSYAAARSVAFYDQPLIQTLFWARLPGDTLIILGTVIYAADLVRKRFVLRQSADDPSVEDMAVAESILGDD, from the coding sequence ATGGAGATTAAACGCAAGACCATCGCGAAGGCAATCGTCGTCGTGTTCGTCTTCAACCTCGTCGTGATGGGCGCGGGCGCGTGGTTCGCCTACCAGGAGGCCCCGCCGATTCCCGACGAGGTGGTCGGACCCGACGGCGACGTCGTCGCCAACGGCGACGTAATTCGAGAGGGTAAGACGGTGTTCCAGAAAGACGGCCTGATGAATCACGGGTCGATACTGGGCAACGGCGCGTACTACGGCGCGGACTACACCGCCGACGCGCTAAATTTGAAAGTCCAGTTCATGCGGAACTACTACGCCCAAGAGCGGTACGGTGAATCCTACGACCAACTCGACTCCGCCGACCAGGCCGCCGTCGCCGACGTGGTGAAATCCGACCTCGACGACAGCTACGAGGGCGGTTCGATTCAGTACACCGCGGCCGAGGTGTACGCCCACGAGCAAGTTCGACAGGAGTACGTCGAGCGCTACCACGAGGGCGACCACGAGCGCGGCGTCCCCGTGAACATGATCGACTCCGAGGAGGAGGCGCGGGCGTTCGCGGACTTCGCCATGTGGACGGCGTGGTTCTCCCACACCGACCGCCCCGACGGCACCCACTCGTACACGAACGACTGGCCGTACCAGCCCGGCGCGGGGAACGACGCCACCGCCGCTTCGATGACGTGGAGCGTCATCGCCATGGTGCTCCTCGTCGCGGGCGCGGGCCTCGGCATCTGGCTGTACAAGTCGGTCGAACTCCCCGAACCGTCGGCCGAGAATATCACGGTGCCCGAACCGGGTGACGTGAGCGTCTTCCCGAGTCAGCGGGCGGCGCTCCGGTTCGTCCCGGTCGCCGCCGGGTTGTTCTTGGCGCAGGTGCTGTTGGGCGGCCTGCTCGCGCACTTCTACATCGAGCGCGCCGGCTTCTTCGACATCGAGTCGATATTCGGCGTGCCCATCCTGCAACTGCTCCCGTTCGCCATCGCCAAGACGTGGCACATCGACCTCGGCATCCTCTGGATTGCCGCGACGTGGCTCGGCGCGGGCCTGTTCCTCCCGCCGCTTCTGACCGGCTACGAGCCGCCGAAGCAGTCGACGTACATCAACGTCCTCCTCGGCGCTATCGTCGTCGTCGTGGTCGGCGGCCTGTCGGGCATCTGGCTGGGTGCGAGCGGCTACATCGACGGCTCGCTGTGGTGGATTCTCGGCAACGAGGGGCTCGAATACCTCGAAGTCGGGAAGCTCTGGCAGTTCGGCATCCTCGCCGGCTTCCTCATCTGGGCGGCGCTGGCCGTCCGCGGCCTGAAGCCGCTTCTCGACAAGGAGCCGCCGTACGGGCTGGCGCACATGATTCTGTACGCCGGCAGCTCCATCGCCCTCCTGTTCACCGCGGGCTTCCTCTTTACCCCCGAGACGAACATCGCCGTCACGGAGTTCTGGCGCTGGTGGGTCGTCCACATGTGGGTCGAGGGAGCCTTCGAGTTCTTCATCGTCGCCATCGTCGGCCTGACGCTGGTGTCGATGAACCTCCTGTCGCGCCGGAGCGCCGAGAAGGCCGTCATGCTCCAGGCGCTGCTCGTCATGGGGACGGGCATCATCGGCGTCTCGCACCACTACTGGTGGGTCGGCATGCCCGACATGTGGGTTCCCATCGGGAGCGTCTTCTCGACGCTCGAACTCATCCCGCTGGTGTTCATCCTCTACGAGGCGCTCGGGCAGTACCGCGCGATGTCGGGTGAGTCGTTCCCGTACCGCCTGCCGTTCATGTTCATCGTCGCCAGCGGCGTCTGGAACTTCGTCGGCGCGGGCGTGCTCGGCTTCTTCATCAACCTCCCGCTCATCAACTACTACGAGCACGGGACGTACCTGACGGTCGGCCACGCCCACGCCGCGATGTTCGGCGCGTTCGGCTTCCTCGCGCTCGGCATGGTCACCTACATGCTCCAGCTCTCCATCGACGCCGAGCGCTGGGACGGCTCGTGGCTGCGCGCCGCCTTCTGGTGTTGGAACGTCGGCCTCGTGTTGATGGTGTTCGTCTCCGTCCTCCCGGTCGGCTTCCTCCAGTTGGAGACGGCGTTCACCGGGAGCTACGCCGCCGCCCGGAGCGTCGCCTTCTACGACCAGCCGCTGATTCAGACGCTGTTCTGGGCGCGGCTCCCCGGCGACACCCTCATCATCCTCGGGACGGTCATCTACGCGGCCGACCTCGTCAGAAAGCGGTTCGTCCTCCGGCAGTCCGCCGACGACCCGAGCGTCGAGGACATGGCCGTCGCCGAGAGTATCCTGGGCGACGACTAA
- a CDS encoding CGCGG family rSAM-modified RiPP protein translates to MTTDSRPADHDHETPDSATDRVHDTSWSANLELPRHAADRDLVVSEAVAAVEHTTAGHHVNLVTHGDHGHPETYLYDALAERFDGGLQYEYVEQCGCGGHVTRVYVE, encoded by the coding sequence ATGACGACCGACTCGCGACCTGCCGACCACGACCACGAAACGCCCGACTCGGCGACCGACCGCGTCCACGACACCTCGTGGTCGGCGAACCTCGAACTCCCGCGGCACGCCGCGGACCGCGACCTCGTGGTTTCGGAGGCGGTCGCCGCGGTCGAACACACGACTGCCGGCCACCACGTCAACCTCGTCACCCACGGCGACCACGGTCACCCGGAGACGTACCTGTACGACGCGCTCGCCGAGCGGTTCGATGGGGGTTTGCAGTACGAGTACGTCGAGCAATGCGGCTGTGGCGGGCACGTGACGCGGGTGTACGTAGAGTAG
- a CDS encoding XapX domain-containing protein, producing MASQLVLALLAGVFAGALFGLIETPIPAPPNLAGILGIVGIYLGYKGVQRLGFHVDISGVLASLF from the coding sequence ATGGCCTCGCAACTCGTTTTGGCCCTGCTGGCAGGCGTCTTCGCCGGAGCCCTGTTCGGCCTCATAGAAACACCGATTCCGGCCCCGCCCAACCTCGCCGGGATACTGGGTATCGTCGGCATCTACCTCGGATACAAGGGTGTCCAGCGGTTGGGGTTCCACGTCGATATCTCGGGGGTGCTCGCGTCGCTGTTCTGA
- a CDS encoding halocyanin domain-containing protein, translating into MSSNDSTSPTLGRRTVLRLLGGAAVSTTALGGVADSARAQSGTDLDSWFAQTSNYEGVVDKTGSSTVTVTVGSQANGGAFGFGPAAVRVDPGTTVVWEWNGKGGSHNVAAEDGSFESDLVGDSGHTFEQTFDTAGVYTYVCTPHKTLGMKGAIVVGDAGGATATEATDSASEGESEASAESGGEGDVDLDAWFENTSNFDGVEAQTGLQRVTVEVGSQANGGAFGFGPAAIRVSKGTTVVWEWNGEGGSHNVVAEDGSFESDLVSAGDHTFEHTFEEAGTYTYACTPHKTLGMKGAVVVTDDEGGPNASVAEPFGDSETERLGGIALAGTFGAMLASPALFGAFMWLKGEGGESAGETYPKGNSE; encoded by the coding sequence ATGAGTTCGAACGATTCCACATCTCCGACGCTCGGCCGGCGAACCGTACTTCGACTCCTCGGCGGCGCGGCCGTCTCCACGACCGCGCTGGGGGGCGTCGCCGACTCCGCGCGAGCACAGTCGGGGACCGACCTCGACTCGTGGTTCGCACAGACCTCGAACTACGAGGGGGTGGTGGACAAGACGGGAAGTTCGACGGTGACGGTAACAGTGGGGTCGCAGGCAAACGGCGGCGCGTTCGGGTTCGGCCCGGCCGCGGTTCGCGTCGACCCCGGCACGACCGTCGTCTGGGAGTGGAACGGGAAAGGCGGGTCGCACAACGTCGCCGCCGAGGACGGGAGTTTCGAGTCCGACCTCGTCGGCGACAGCGGCCACACGTTCGAGCAGACGTTCGACACGGCAGGCGTCTACACGTACGTCTGTACGCCGCACAAGACGCTCGGCATGAAGGGCGCAATCGTCGTCGGTGACGCCGGCGGCGCGACCGCGACCGAGGCGACCGACTCGGCCAGCGAGGGAGAGTCAGAGGCGTCCGCCGAGAGCGGCGGCGAGGGTGACGTTGACCTCGACGCGTGGTTCGAAAACACCTCGAACTTCGACGGCGTGGAGGCGCAGACCGGCCTCCAGCGCGTGACGGTCGAGGTCGGGTCGCAGGCGAACGGCGGGGCGTTCGGCTTCGGCCCCGCGGCGATTCGCGTCTCGAAGGGGACGACCGTCGTTTGGGAGTGGAACGGCGAGGGCGGGTCGCACAACGTCGTCGCCGAGGACGGAAGCTTCGAGTCCGACCTCGTCAGCGCCGGCGACCACACGTTCGAACACACCTTCGAGGAGGCCGGGACGTACACCTACGCCTGCACCCCGCACAAGACGCTCGGGATGAAGGGTGCAGTCGTCGTCACCGACGACGAGGGCGGGCCGAACGCGTCGGTCGCCGAACCGTTCGGCGACTCCGAGACGGAGCGCCTCGGCGGCATCGCGCTGGCCGGGACGTTCGGCGCGATGCTGGCGTCGCCCGCGCTGTTCGGCGCGTTCATGTGGCTCAAAGGCGAGGGCGGCGAGTCGGCGGGCGAGACCTATCCGAAGGGGAACTCGGAGTAG
- a CDS encoding helix-turn-helix domain-containing protein, with product MPRATLSITLPEQVWVSDLSGRYPDAEFTVLAAMPADETGVGLVEIRATDIEPVVTTIDEYDSVVSVTILEAQPERALVQFETTEPLLILTLSEVGIPLELPITIVDSEVTVEVTAPRENLSELGEQLTQFGIPFDLVSIHQSIDTESLLTDDQYDLLETAVAEGYYDTPRTCTLTGLADAVGLAKSTTSEKLHRAEGKVMKAFLTRDDATI from the coding sequence ATGCCCCGGGCAACACTCTCCATCACGCTCCCCGAGCAGGTCTGGGTCTCCGACCTCTCGGGCCGCTATCCGGACGCCGAGTTCACCGTCCTCGCGGCGATGCCGGCCGACGAGACGGGCGTCGGCCTCGTCGAGATACGGGCGACCGACATCGAGCCGGTCGTCACCACCATCGATGAGTACGACTCGGTCGTCTCGGTGACGATTCTCGAGGCCCAGCCGGAGCGCGCGCTGGTGCAGTTCGAGACGACCGAGCCGCTGTTGATTCTCACGCTCAGCGAGGTGGGCATCCCGCTGGAACTGCCCATCACCATCGTCGACAGCGAGGTGACCGTCGAGGTGACCGCGCCGCGGGAGAACCTCTCGGAGTTGGGCGAACAGCTCACCCAGTTCGGCATCCCGTTCGACCTCGTCTCCATCCACCAGTCGATAGACACGGAGTCGCTCCTCACCGACGACCAGTACGACCTCCTCGAGACGGCGGTCGCCGAGGGCTACTACGACACGCCGCGGACGTGCACGCTCACCGGGCTCGCCGACGCCGTCGGGCTGGCGAAGTCGACGACGAGCGAGAAGCTCCACCGGGCGGAAGGGAAAGTCATGAAGGCGTTTCTCACGCGAGACGACGCGACGATCTAG
- a CDS encoding helix-turn-helix domain-containing protein: MSTNPLSDALEPDFETVFDALTSTQCRAVLKRLDGPMTASDIAAACDLPRSTVYRKLEQMVEAGLLEKRDRGRDAARYALGFEEVVVTREPGNLSLSVSSPSRSASDQLSTMWSAVSDQTDD, translated from the coding sequence ATGTCGACGAATCCACTCTCAGACGCGCTCGAACCGGACTTCGAGACGGTGTTCGACGCCCTCACCAGCACGCAGTGTCGCGCCGTCCTCAAGCGACTCGACGGGCCGATGACCGCCTCGGACATCGCCGCCGCGTGCGACCTCCCGCGCTCGACGGTGTACCGGAAGCTCGAACAGATGGTCGAGGCGGGGCTCTTGGAGAAACGCGACCGCGGCCGCGACGCCGCCCGCTACGCGCTCGGCTTCGAAGAGGTGGTCGTGACGCGCGAACCGGGCAACCTCTCGCTTTCGGTGTCGTCGCCGTCGCGGTCGGCCTCGGACCAACTCTCGACGATGTGGTCGGCCGTCAGCGACCAGACCGACGACTGA